The Onthophagus taurus isolate NC chromosome 2, IU_Otau_3.0, whole genome shotgun sequence genome includes a window with the following:
- the LOC111413843 gene encoding facilitated trehalose transporter Tret1-like: protein MISFKVIAKRRLLVAAVFAANLSILSCGMMEAWTSPVLPKMLDPNRTDDNPLGRVITQDEESWIGALISIGASAGPFIAAFAADHIGRKWTLLALGVPLAASFIMLVFSNTIGMIYTARTLSGISVGGVFAVLPTYIAEVSEVKIRGMMSTTMNNFEVSGMLLAYVIGPYVSIKLFNILCALVPLLFLLCFLPMPESPYYLIAKDRKGSAKECLKKLRIGSTDSKVEKELEEIKECVDQYLGSKYTDIISSKSNLKALLISLGLITAQQLSGVNIVTFYTQLIFEATGSSIPAEISSIIIGAVQVIAAFITPLVVDKLGRRVLLMISAIGALISEAPLGLYFHLKNNDVDVENIYWLPVVCLIVYMIVFNFGFGPLPWTIMSELFPDNMKAVATSLTSFLCWILSFIITKYFESVSGYIGIGGSFWIFSGFNLLAAFFIYFFVPETKGKTFQEIQNDLQR from the coding sequence ctaACTTATCAATTTTATCCTGTGGTATGATGGAAGCATGGACATCCCCAGTACTTCCAAAAATGCTCGATCCTAATCGCACCGATGACAATCCATTAGGTCGAGTGATAACGCAAGATGAGGAAAGTTGGATCGGAGCTTTAATATCTATCGGCGCATCCGCAGGTCCATTTATAGCGGCTTTTGCGGCGGATCATATCGGAAGGAAGTGGACCTTACTAGCCCTGGGAGTTCCTCTAGCAGCCTCCTTCATCATGTTGGTCTTTTCTAATACAATCGGAATGATTTATACGGCGCGAACATTATCCGGTATCTCGGTTGGAGGAGTTTTCGCAGTTCTACCAACTTACATAGCCGAAGTATCAGAAGTGAAAATTCGTGGGATGATGTCAACAACaatgaacaattttgaagTATCTGGAATGTTATTGGCTTACGTAATTGGACCATAtgtttcgataaaattgtttaatatctTGTGCGCTTTGGTACCATTATTGTTCCTATTGTGTTTCTTGCCTATGCCGGAATCGCCTTATTACTTAATAGCGAAAGATAGAAAAGGTTCAGCTAAAGAATGTTTGAAGAAGTTGAGGATCGGATCCACGGATAGTAAGGTGGAGAAAGAGTTGGAAGAGATTAAAGAATGTGTAGATCAATATTTAGGGAGTAAATACACTGATATAATATCaagtaaaagtaatttaaaagctttattaataagtttagGATTAATAACAGCCCAACAATTATCTGGAGTAAATATCGTTACTTTTTACACTCAACTAATTTTCGAAGCAACTGGAAGTAGTATTCCCGCCGAGATATCATCAATTATAATCGGTGCTGTTCAAGTTATAGCAGCTTTCATAACACCTTTAGTCGTTGATAAACTAGGTAGACGagttttattaatgatttcaGCAATAGGAGCTTTAATTAGTGAAGCTCCACTGGGattgtattttcatttaaagaATAACGACGTCGATGTCGAGAATATTTACTGGCTTCCAGTTGTATGTTTGATAGTCTACATGATCGTTTTCAACTTTGGCTTTGGACCTCTACCTTGGACGATTATGTCCGAACTTTTTCCAGATAACATGAAAGCAGTAGCCACGTCACTCACATCTTTCCTCTGCTGGATCTTATCCTTTATCATCACCAAGTATTTCGAATCAGTGTCCGGGTATATCGGTATCGGCGGATCGTTCTGGATTTTTTCCGGTTTCAATTTACTTGCAGCCTTTTTCATCTATTTCTTCGTGCCGGAAACGAAGGGAAAGACGTTTCAAGAGATTCAGAACGATCTGCAGCGCTGA